From a single Nematostella vectensis chromosome 3, jaNemVect1.1, whole genome shotgun sequence genomic region:
- the LOC5520027 gene encoding tetratricopeptide repeat protein 17, with protein sequence MGRDYRHLPCLFLLIVSTSLLCSRGATHWKLNEGVVKSAGNNHDVLKSDPILSILTKAVPSKAVGIRKPSCDQCGNGRSVSGSSSVAIQGPTSLELFPSPQLTCGPAANETLYDHLEGIINRESHPPYAEPEVAMIFKKNEMEEVDLNVIESNLKQSFEESPNSVVVFNQIGNFWRIRGNTYHSIECFRKALENSPNNADVLLNLARVLFNLNYLQDAIYLTRRSLEMQPSDQNCWLQHFTLGEILKASGELDEAGTHFRNVLDLNPSFHPAEIHLRDIGVPSSPSTHTYTFFIIGLLVVIVLAVVYFMALASDNRGTKSSRMSVWSEFKRPGKKRLGS encoded by the exons ATGGGGCGAGATTACCGTCATCTGCCATGCCTCTTTCTGTTGATCGTGTCAACAAGTCTATTGTGTTCTCGGGGAGCTACACATTGGAAACTGAACGAGGGAGTCGTGAAAAGTGCTGGAAACAACCACGACGTTCTCAAATCTGACCCGATTTTATCAATCCTGACGAAAGCAGTCCCCTCTAAAGCTGTAGGAATTCGCAAGCCCAGTTGTGATCAATGTGGAAATGGAAGATCCGTGTCTGGAAG TTCCAGCGTAGCAATCCAGGGTCCCACCTCGTTAGAACTCTTCCCCTCACCGCAGCTAACATGTGGCCCTGCTGCTAACGAGACACTGTACGACCACTTGGAGGGGATCATCAACAGAGAGTCGCACCCACCATATGCAGAACCTGAAGTTGCAATGATATTCAAGAAGAATGAAATGGAAGAAGTTGATTTAAATGTAATTGAATCAAACTTGAAACAATCTTTCGAAGAG AGCCCCAACTCAGTGGTGGTATTTAACCAAATTGGAAACTTTTGGAGGATTCGTGGCAACACTTATCACTCAATAGAGTGCTTTAGAAAAGCACTCGAGAACTCACCAAACAATGCAGATGTGCTGCTTAACCTAGCGAGGGTGCTATTCAATCTTAACTACTTGCAAGATGCAATATATTTGACACGGCGATCCCTTGAGATGCAACCCTCTGATCAAAACTGTTGGCTACAGCACTTTACTCTTGGAGAAATACTGAAAGCCAGTGGTGAGCTTGACGAGGCTGGGACTCACTTCAGAAACGTGCTCGACTTGAATCCCTCATTCCACCCTGCTGAGATCCATCTCCGAGATATAGGGGTGCCCTCTTCACCGTCAACTCACACCTACACATTCTTCATCATTGGGTTACTTGTGGTCATTGTCTTGGCAGTTGTGTATTTCATGGCTCTTGCAAGTGACAACAGGGGAACTAAATCTTCAAGAATGTCAGTTTGGAGTGAGTTTAAAAGGCCAGGGAAAAAGCGTCTAGGATCATAG
- the LOC116608204 gene encoding zinc finger MYM-type protein 1-like, with product MKRMRPKVTLHDFFKRSKTENIEKDTDDVEDASAVDTSVPPTDVTEAVDERPPREIILSVEPFHPKQIKRSETDKEGKAKKRNCQLQYFHDFPWLHYIPDKDVVVCHVCTKAVKLNLLDGVRQEPAFTTKGFNTWRNATKMFRLHQNSKCHKQAVECVREIPAKCRDVSELLVEQTVKERENNRRYLSKIIQNLQFLARQGIAIQGAKETDSNFHQCLLLRAKDDPSILQWMSKKTDKYTSHDVQNELLDIMSQQVIRDVANRIKTECYSLLADECTDVANKEQLTVCLRWIDENLNPNEDFIGFYHIPDISSDTIVSALKDALTRSDIPLKSCRGQCYDGAGNMSGVKNGAATKIQAEVPQAHLTHCHGHALSLAVHDMCKRSASKLLSETLDTTREICKLIKFSPKRQGALEKIKGELDLDAPGIKVLCPTRWTVRGDSFLRIIQNYVALANLWTDCLSARLDSETRARIIGVQCQMKEFDYFFGLNLGNMLFSITDNLSKTLQKTKMSAVQGQRLAELTITTLSNMRSEQNFSDFYALVLQRRNSLECEIS from the exons ATGAAACGTATGCGTCCTAAGGTCACACTTCACGATTTTTTCAAAAGATCTAAGACTGAGAATAtcgaaaag GACACTGATGATGTCGAAGATGCATCGGCGGTCGACACAAGCGTCCCGCCTACTGATGTCACAGAAGCCGTTGACGAGAGACCGCCACGTGAAATCATTCTGTCCGTCGAGCCATTCCACCCGAAACAAATAAAACGTTCAGAAACGGACAAGGAAGGAAAAGCGAAAAAGAGAAATTGTCAACTCCAGTATTTTCACGACTTTCCGTGGCTACATTACATACCAGACAAGGACGTCGTCGTATGCCATGTGTGCACTAAAGCAGTAAAACTGAACTTATTGGACGGTGTGAGACAGGAACCTGCCTTCACGACGAAAGGTTTCAATACATGGCGGAACGCCACCAAAATGTTTCGCCTTCATCAGAACTCGAAATGTCACAAACAAGCCGTCGAGTGTGTGCGAGAGATCCCGGCAAAGTGTCGCGACGTAAGCGAGCTGTTAGTTGAACAGACTGTGAAAGAGCGGGAAAACAACCGGCGATATCTGAGCAAGATTATCCAGAATCTGCAGTTTTTAGCTCGTCAGGGGATCGCAATCCAAGGAGCGAAAGAGACGGATTCGAATTTCCATCAATGTTTGTTGCTCAGAGCGAAGGATGATCCTTCAATCCTACAATGGATGAGTAAGAAAACCGACAAGTACACGTCACATGACGTGCAAAATGAATTGCTGGATATCATGTCACAACAAGTAATAAGGGATGTCGCTAATCGCATCAAAACGGAATGCTATTCTTTACTAGCCGACGAATGCACGGACGTAGCGAATAAGGAACAGCTGACGGTGTGCCTGCGTTGGATCGACGAGAATTTGAATCCGAATGAGGATTTTATCGGCTTCTATCATATCCCAGACATTTCGTCGGATACGATCGTTTCGGCTCTCAAAGACGCCCTCACCCGATCGGATATACCATTGAAATCATGTCGCGGGCAATGTTACGACGGAGCGGGTAATATGTCCGGTGTGAAGAACGGCGCAGCGACGAAAATCCAAGCTGAGGTCCCGCAGGCGCATCTAACGCACTGCCACGGACACGCCCTCTCTCTCGCTGTACATGACATGTGTAAGCGGTCAGCTTCGAAATTGCTGAGCGAGACGTTGGACACGACACGTGAGATATGCAAGCTGATAAAATTCTCACCGAAGCGACAAGGAGCACTTGAAAAGATCAAGGGAGAATTGGACTTGGATGCCCCGGGAATCAAGGTCTTATGCCCGACCAGATGGACGGTCCGCGGGGACAGTTTTCTGCGAATCATACAAAACTATGTTGCGCTCGCAAACCTTTGGACTGATTGCCTTTCTGCGAGGCTTGACAGCGAAACGAGGGCGAGAATCATAGGTGTCCAATGTCAGATGAAGGAGTTCGATTATTTTTTCGGACTCAATTTGGGGAATATGCTCTTCTCCATTACCGACAACCTGTCAAAAACGCTCCAGAAGACGAAGATGTCCGCCGTTCAAGGCCAGCGGTTGGCAGAATTGACCATCACTACGCTGTCAAACATGCGATCCGAGCAAAACTTCAGTGACTTCTACGCTCTGGTGCTACAACGACGAAATTCACTGGAATGCGAAATCTCCTAA
- the LOC125561179 gene encoding uncharacterized protein LOC125561179, translating to MAKELAIPRSRPLRGPCKAYALALEEGDEKLCCSSKKISEVGTKQKSRKLKQLKERAQCALWFSKTFGLDIASIAFKDQSDDGKIYTLNYDEQEKNSDETQRLTEEENHRLEQVLFLLDKFCVSDECYHELSFLTNDIPRSYLIKQKRDKLNSLCHIERVPGPDPGAQRSFSLLLKEVISKYLDSHPSFDFTKNPLKVKISGDGAKMSRTTNFMILSFSLLQSGEYNASKGNHTIGIVNGPEQYETLKVSYNSLIKDINEHVKAKKVTLGDKEIPLEFFLGGDLKFLLLSMGLSGATSDYACLWCIVHKSQRWNMKHESTYYNSDTMKRTIKSLKEWCTKKKENYCCINPPLFEIELDHVILDELHMMLRITDRLTENLIIEVMEKDSKEDMHKPRGECKGIGLDKLIKAINDIGIKFNVWEKLNADGKSSKQKDWTSLVGSDKKKLMKFLPEKLKSMNILFDETKSEVIKLWEDFHSLYLLICCANADETTPDSIHQKAKAWIELFSKLGAKRVGYGNARVTPYMHAVPYHIPKFILSHGPIIQFSGQGVEKNNDDAKRIYYQKSNKWDAAKDILLLESRQKSLEHHEREKRKYVKRNEEWWNSKILDSRKRRRNTESNYTATTSNTLDE from the coding sequence ATGGCCAAAGAGTTGGCAATACCAAGATCACGCCCGCTCCGCGGGCCCTGCAAAGCTTATGCACTGGCATTAGAGGAAGGGGATGAAAAATTGTGTTGTTCTTCAAAAAAGATTTCTGAGGTTggtacaaaacaaaaatcaagaaaactTAAACAGCTAAAAGAGAGAGCTCAATGTGCTCTCTGGTTCTCAAAGACATTTGGTCTGGACATTGCATCTATTGCTTTTAAAGATCAGAGTGATGATGGCAAAATATATACTTTGAACTATGATgaacaggaaaaaaatagtGATGAAACTCAAAGACTTACAGAGGAAGAGAACCATAGGCTTGAACAAGTATTGTTTCTACTAGACAAATTTTGTGTAAGTGATGAATGCTATCATGAACTCAGTTTCCTAACAAATGATATCCCTCGATCTTACCTCATTAAACAAAAGAGGGACAAGCTCAATTCTCTCTGCCACATTGAGAGGGTGCCTGGCCCTGACCCTGGTGCTCAACGTTCCTTTTCCTTACTGCTAAAGGAGGTCATATCAAAGTATTTGGATTCACACCCATCTTTTGATTTCACTAAAAATCCACTAAAAGTTAAAATAAGTGGTGATGGGGCAAAGATGTCAAGAACAACCAATTTTATGATTCTCTCTTTCTCATTGCTGCAGTCTGGTGAATACAATGCATCAAAAGGAAACCATACGATTGGAATTGTGAATGGACCCGAACAATATGAAACACTGAAAGTTTCATACAACAGTCTAATTAAGGATATTAATGAGCATGTGAAAGCTAAAAAAGTCACTTTGGGAGACAAAGAAATTCCTTTAGAGTTTTTTCTTGGGGGTGATTTGAAATTTTTGCTGCTTTCAATGGGTCTCAGTGGTGCCACTTCTGATTATGCTTGTTTGTGGTGTATAGTTCACAAGTCTCAGAGGTGGAATATGAAACATGAATCAACATACTACAACTCAGACACAATGAAAAGAACAATCAAATCACTTAAGGAGTGGTgtacaaaaaagaaagagaattATTGTTGTATCAACCCACCTTTATTTGAGATTGAACTAGATCATGTCATTCTGGATGAACTGCATATGATGTTAAGGATAACAGACAGGCTGACAGAAAATTTGATTATTGAAGTAATGGAAAAAGACAGCAAAGAAGATATGCACAAACCAAGAGGAGAATGTAAAGGCATAGGCCTTGATAAGCTAATTAAAGCAATTAATGACATTGGCATAAAATTTAATGTGTGGGAAAAACTGAATGCAGATGGAAAATCAAGTAAGCAGAAAGACTGGACAAGTTTAGTTggctctgacaaaaaaaagctGATGAAATTTCTTCCTGAAAAGCTGAAATCCATGAATATACTCTTTGATGAAACCAAGTCTGAGGTCATAAAGCTTTGGGAAGACTTCCATTCATTATACCTGCTGATATGCTGTGCAAATGCTGATGAAACTACACCAGATTCTATTCACCAAAAGGCCAAAGCATGGATAGAATTATTTTCCAAGCTTGGTGCGAAACGTGTTGGTTATGGTAATGCCAGGGTGACCCCATACATGCATGCAGTTCCATACCACATACCCAAGTTTATCTTAAGTCATGGGCCAATCATACAGTTTTCAGGGcaaggtgtggaaaaaaaCAACGATGATGCTAAGCGCATATACTACCAAAAGTCCAATAAATGGGATGCAGCTAAGGACATTCTGCTTTTGGAGTCTAGGCAAAAATCTCTAGAGCACCACGAAagagagaagagaaaataTGTGAAGCGAAATGAGGAATGGTGGAATAGCAAAATTTTAGACTCAAGGAAAAGAAGAAGGAACACAGAATCAAATTATACTGCAACTACGAGTAACACTCTGGATGAATAA